Part of the Benincasa hispida cultivar B227 chromosome 11, ASM972705v1, whole genome shotgun sequence genome, GAAAATAAAAGGGTCATTTTTTCACCTCTGAAAAGATTTGTGGACGAGAACTCTTTCTGTAGGAGTATGGATTCTTGAAAACCAATAACTACTGCACAACCTACAAACATGAAAACATGTCCAGAATAATACTGCTTAAGAAGCAACATCTCGCAAATGAAAGAGAAGCCAGGTCGGAAGTGATGAAAGAGCAGCAGGATAGCAACACAGTAAACATAGTAGCAGAGAATTTACATTGGAATGTCAAAAGGCATCTCGCATGAACTTAAAAAGCTCATTAATCCCTCATTTACAATCCTCACAAGATTTGATACAAAAACCGTGACAAAGAGGATAGGCGTAGTGTCAGACCCTTAAGCCCCGTGACACATAGACAGAAGTATGTGGAGATGGAATTTTTATATGTCTTGATGATaacaaaaaaacatatatatatatgtgtgtgttgtgtgtcattttttttcaaaataaaaattaaagtaaaattCTATTCAAAGACATTTATTCTACATCAGAGGTAAATAGGGGGTTTCTCCATGTTCATCATACCTGTATCCGACATCCCTATCAATGCCTTCACGGTGTAGAATACTTTTCTATTAGCCAAACTAGGACGAGGAACTCAAGCACGAACTATAACAGGTAAGTGCAAAATCTGAACCGTGAATGGCCAAAGGAATCACCTCAAAATATACTCCAGATTAAATCATGAAGATAGACCCAATTGTAGTCTGGCCTAGAACCTTTGAACTTCGATCAAGGCCATGACAAGCAACCTAAGAAGGGGGGAAAAAACACTCTTAATCTACGATGaaagatcaaataaaaatattcaaGCATTTTTATTCAATACTCAAATTTTTATGGTTTctattctaattttaattaaatacagaAATTCTCTGCCTTCACAAGTTCACTAAGTTGTTTGAGAAGTCAAGGGAACACTATCAAATGAAAAGGTGAAGTATGATGTAAAAATAGTAAGAAATGTTTTTGTTCTTCTATCTCCATTAAAAACAGTAAACTAGTAATGAGAACCAAGAAACATAAAACCAATGGAAATGCCGCAGAACTGGTCGCTAACATACATAGATGGCTATGTCGTAAAAGGTTAAAACTTGGTCACTTAAAAAGAGGAAGGGAAAAAACGTTATTGTGGGGGAATAAAACATAAAAGAGTTTGTTTTCTTCACCATATATGATAGGGCAGCATAACGCTCTTCATTCAAATACAATGGTTTTCCCCGACGCATTTCAGTATCCTGCAGCAAGGAAGGAAACTAGAGATTACAGCAGAATCTGAATAACCAAACAGAATGCCATAGAATACTTGATTGGAAATAATAAAGGAAAGATTTCATGAACATCACATCATAATTTGCAACACTGCCTTGAACCATAAAGCAATCATATAATCAAGTAAAAAACAGGTTAATGATGATGACAATTTACCTCCTCACCAAAAGCATCCAAATAAGGAGATGGCCAAGGAGCCTGACGTGCAGATCTCTGCAGTAGAATTGTTGTCCTCTGTCAAAATAAAGAGGAATCTTATTTAGTTGATCCCATGTCAGGCAAAAAATATGTACCACAGAAAGATCcctaaatacaatataaagGACATTTCGACGCACCCTAATCAGCAAAAATACACCAGTGCCAGCAGCGCACACATTTGCATGAGCTTGGCATCCACTTTCCCTGGAGACAAAcataattaacttttcaaaactTTGTAGTTAACAGTAAAGcacaaataaaacatttgatgATATTAGACCACATCCCATCTAAGTCGATTTTGAAAGTACAATtatttttagaaggaaaaaagacCTGCAACATGATTTCCAGCTTGGTGTGCACAGTCTACCACATAGCAGACATAATGCAGGATCATCAATAACATGTTTGCAGTCAGGGCATCGCTTTTTTATGTATCTGTTGAAGCAGAAAATTTGATTAGTCACACTTCAAGATNCACAcacaaacaaaagaaaaggtaaGAAAGAAATTGAATAGAAGTTGAACATACCTCTGCAATAGATCGTGGTAGACATGAGGTAAACGAATTAATTGAAAAGGAACGGCAGGTGTGCAGTGCTTTATAATTTTAGACCTctgaaattcaaattctttaTCAAAATGACAAAACCATTTCGAAACAAATAACCGCGAGGTTCCATCCTTAAGAACAGTATCCAATGGAGGAATCTCGAACATTTTCTCAAGCTTCTCAATTTCGTTGAGTTCCACTGTGATGTTGTCAATTATATTGTTACCCGCAAGATATGTTTCCAAAGCAGTCTCTCCATAAAAAATTGGCACTCGTGCAGAAGAACTTAGTAGTTTTAGAAGTAGTGCACATCTCCGAAGATAAGGGAAAGTCAAGCTACGTATCATATCCTTAACATTACAAGACGGCTCTGTGtaatttgaaacaaaatacAGTCGAGCACATTCAGATTCTCCCATAATTTTGCAAATATCAGCGATCAAGCAATCACTAGAACCCAACCCATCTACCTTGCATTGAGACTTGATGAAAGATGTGATTATAGCCTGTaataaatacttaaaaattACAAATCTAGATTAGGCAAAACATACTCAACATTGGAACTTTAAATCCCTCAAACATACCTGGGCCACAGAAACTAGGTAGAAGATATGCACAAGGGAAAGCAGGGATTCCCTGCATGATAAAAAGGGGAAAGGAAGGCAAAACATAACCCACATCAATGATGCGAATGGGTCATGAGCAAGAACAGGATCGGATCCTCGGCTCAAGAACTGGATATCAAATTGTGGCAATTCCACATGAAGGCTGGTCAAGATGTGGAGGATACCTGCAGTAGCATCAATCAGCAAACTATAAATGGAACAGTTGAAGATATATGTAGAAAAACTCCTACAAAGTATTCCAGATGGGAATATATCTTAGCATTAATTGAAAGTTCATGTGCACGAGTAATGAGCCATCATATCTAATATCCTCAACATTAATTCATATAGGACTTTCCCTAAACAGAAAATGAATGGACATTTAGAAACACATTCAACAAGATTCTAAGTATCCATTCAGCTCAGTCCCTAAGATGCACACTCCAATGAATGGAGTGAAAGACagcaaaacaaattaaattgatGGGAGCACCAAAAATAACCCAAAAAGATAGAGATGCTTCTAGGCCCCAGAGTTGTACCTCGTCCACATGAGTCACTAGCATTTTCATTGGACGTTCCAGAGCAGATGGAATCTGCAAACCTTTGAATACCACAAAATCTTTGAAGCAAAAGGAGAGAATCCTCACACTTAACGCTTTGTATCACTTTTAGCAATAAAGACAATACAAAACCACCAGAAATTTTTAGCTCCTTATACAATGTATTAATGCCAATATTGGGATTCATATCAGTCTTACTACGAGCAGCAATTTCCATTGATATGAGGGAATACTTGAGAGTGTCCCACATAAGAATCGATGGATTAACCCTGGAGGAGCTTATTAACTTATCCTGTTTCCCAGAAAAATACAACTTAGACAGAACAAGGGACACAGCTTCGAGATTGCGACTCACTTTCCTATGTCTATGTACAGAAATATCTTTAAGAACTTTATTCTTCCCAACAGCATTAGCTGCATATTGCAGGAGAGCCACTGCTTGCTGAATATAAAGTGGATTCACTTTTTCACTTGATTTGTTAAGATGACCTGAAACATGTGATGAACTACCAACTGAACTCGTCGCCGGGTTCCAAATCTTTTGAAGTTCCCTAGGAAATGCAGGCAAAGTGGAATTTGCAAGACGTCTGCACACCGGGCACAAGAATTCTCCCTGTTACATAaaacccatatatatatatatatgaatatgtaTAAAACCACAAACCACATCGTCATCTTATtcctaaattaaaaataaagtattattttaATACATGGTCAAGCAAAAAGAAAGTGTGAACAGAAGTAGGGTTGATTAGCACCAGGCTAGGTTAATCCAAACATCAAATAGATTATATCTTAGTCCAAGTATATGAGACCTGACAACTGGTCAGAAACCAAAGGTTTGAAGTTGCTTGATGCTTATTAAGCATCCCCTTCATCTCTGAAAAACCTACAATTCTAACCACTACATCTGCATTATAATAAAGACTTATGAAGATTACTATTTGAAGAGAAACATAACTCAATTTAACAAGAACCACGTAGATGCCTGCTATCATGAAACATCTAGATCTTGTCATATACATAAGGTCAAGAGATAATATTTTAGAATAGAGACTGAAAAACTAGACAAAAGACGTGATATTAATTTCTGGATGTAAAATTTCTGGGTTTGGATTGAGATGATACTCTGATCAGGTAATTAAAGCATTAAGTTTTGGATTAAGCTGGGATATTGAGCTTTCGATTAAGATGATTGATACTATGATtatgttaattaaaattttctggCTCTTTATTCGTAGAAAATGCAGAATGAAGAACTAAATGAGAGGTGCATATACCTGCTCAGGATCAACAATATGCCCTCCTTCAAATACTATTCTTCGAGCAAACCTGAAAGTACAATGAGAGAACATATGTTTGGCATTAAAATATATTGGAACAGAAATAAGCAAAAGTACCAACAAGCAGTCTAAGAAAATAGGTTCATCTTGCACTTCCACATACAGCTAACGATGTCTTATTTCTAAGAACTCAAGGATATAGTAGTCCAATCTAATGGATCCTGTTCAAGTAAGGTCATTACAATGTCCTATTTCTAACTATATATCAGTGGAAGGGAACGACAAAGTCCTCCTTCAAGCCTCACCTTAGAAACTCTGGAGTACTAGTAAACAAGGATGTTTCCATACATTCGATTTGATTCACAAAAAGTTCCGGTATCACGATTACAATATCAAAATGAGAACAATAACACCCAGCAAGTTCAATCCCAAGCCCTAGAACTACAGGTCTATTGAAAATATAtgataaaagaaaaggaaacagAGACAGCCAACATTTACTATTAATAGCTTGGCTCTAACAGACGTGCTAACAAACTCCCCACGGTCTACTTCAGGGATACTTCAATCCTcaatccattgaagagccaaatATGGCCATCACTTTCATCTTCCCACAGAAAGGAATTCACAAACTGCCACAACAAGTTCCCTTTTCCTACAACTAGTTTTTCCTGCCTTTTCCCCTCTGCTCTCTATAATGCCACAAAACTCAGATTTACAAATTGTTAAAAGTTCCAAAGCATAAAATCCTGGGATAGAGTAAACAAATAATTAAGAAACATCAGACTGTATAATATTGAGGCTGGTCACACATAAATAAAGTGATTTTCTAAATCTATAAACTGCAACAAAAGATAAaatcaatattatatatatacatatataaaaccCATATGTTTTGAGCAAAAATGGACAGATTTTGAGAAGGATACCTTTCCTTCAATGAAGATAAGTATCGATCAAGACATCCTTGATGCACAGCATGCCCACAAGAAGAAAGATAAATTCCATCACAATCTGTAGGACCAATTTCATTAAATGTGGTAGGCTGCAAAGATTCTACTGGCGTGTGAATGTTATGAGAGCTTTCAGAAGTTGAATGATTTTCTGCCAGCTCTCTTGATAGAGCAGCTATATATTTTACATGCAGCACAGACTTGGAATCTTCTCCACTTGCAACTTCAGAAGCTTTATCATCCTCGTTGAATTTAGAATGCAGAGTATCATGCATTTCTTTTCGAACAGATAAATAAATATCCTCTTCCAGCTTATCAAAGCTGAATATTATCTTTTCTCCTCTAACATTTGATGTACCAGGCACTTGAATGTCTCGTAAGGGAGGAAAATGAGACTTGACAAATTCCAGGAAAGCGCCAACTTCCCCAGGTAGTCCATGATTGGAATATTCTTTTACTGCATTCTGAATGAGCTCTGCTAACTGCGGCGATGAAATCACTCCTGAACCTGCAGAGGAGGGGCTTAGTCCTGATTGATCAAGGTCCCTTTTTGACACCGTTGAGGCATGTTCATCTCTCCAGTAAGGTTGATCCCATGACACGGGACCTCGATCAATTAAACTCACGAGCTTTGATTTCTTGTTTGAGAAAGATATAAATTTTAAGATCAGTAATAGAAATCTGTAAAGGATgaatcaaattataaaaaagaaactGAAATGGGGAAATAAGATAAAGTTAATAGAATATAAGAACAGCAAATTGCATACCTGCAAAAGAATCAGAAAAGATATGGGAACACTGGAACTAGAATCATGGCAAAGTGAGCAAACAGTTTCAGACTGTTCGGCAATGTCACTAACATTGGGATTCTCAGATTCTTGCCCAATTTCtctatcatcatcatcattcacAGAGGCATCGACACTGGCCAAAAATTTTGATTGCTCGGCTCTCATTTTTTCCTGGAGACAACCACACAAGAAGTTCCAAACAAAGTACATTTAGTAGCAAAAGTAGAATAAACATCATCCCCAAGTGTAAGCACAGCCCGGGTTTAGGGTTTACCAACGTAGACAGGGTTATACCATAAAAGGCCAATGAATTTATAATCTACGAAGGAACTTTAACTTCAACTTAACCTTTACAAGACCAGAACGAAAAGAAGGCCTTGCAAATACAAGAGAATTATTTATCTATCAAATGGCAAGCAATATTTTTCCTTGGAAGAAAATAGTaagatccttttttttttaaaaaaaaagaaaggtacTTACTAAAAAAACGAAAAGACATCTTACCAATATAGCAGCTTGTCTCTCTCGAGCCTTTGCCTTCCGCTTCTCACTATCAGAAGTTCCACTCGGTCTATTAGTATTACTAGTAGGCACAGATTGAGACAAGTAACCAAGGATTTCAGGAGCAAGTTGCTGGACTTTGCCCATGCAATGAGAATCAATCTCTGAAAATTTCTTCAACAAGCTTTCAACCAGAGAGGATAGGTTGCAACTTCCAGCCTCCAACAAGTTCTCTCGTCCTTCCTTCCTGTGCATTTTCATTAATAAAACAAGAAGAGATAACAAGCTTTGTCTGCCGAAACCATATGCTAAACCCTCATCAATTTCTTCGGCAGCAAAAAGAAGCAAAGGAATAGAATCTTGAGCATAAAATGATTGATCACTTGATTCCTTTTGCTGAAGGCAAATGTCCAATGCCAACGCTAGCAAGTGCAGAGCACTTAACAGGACACTATCTGGGGCCCGCGATTTAGTTGATATCTCAGCAAAAACAGAATAAAACAGCACAGCACGAATGAACTGAAGGACTGTTTTACAAGTAGCTATTCTTGCCAATCCCCTAAAAGGAGGATAGATATTTGTCCATTTAGGTAGCTGTGAGGTCAAAGCAGAGACACCACATGACCTCAAATATCGTTCTTCAGCAACCTGCAGATCTCGTAAACTCCAACGAGGGTGGTACAGATCCAATTCTTTCCAATACTTCCAATGCAAAGAATACATCCCCTGAAATGAATTTATATCTTAAGAAATaataatgaacaaaaatatgtaTGCAACAGAAATCCCAAACTGGCGAAGGGCATAACCTGATTAAATCCAGAGGGATTGGAATAGACAGCAATTGTATCTAAAATTTCCTGC contains:
- the LOC120090285 gene encoding E3 ubiquitin-protein ligase PRT6 isoform X1, producing MDDMDIGSPSESAPLKPRDRILRRLAVLGVPDELLDQLFRGLVSFVKDNKFLIPQLVTAILPADVEVVEVIRDAKAGSKKSLTGPTMKAQFRESMMWLQWLMFEGEPAYALKNLSKMSVGQRGVCGAVWGHNDIAYRCRTCEHDPTCAICVPCFQSGNHQDHDYSIIYTGGGCCDCGDATAWKREGFCSKHKGAEQIQPLPEELVKSVGPILDALFTSWKNKLLSAEDISVEDPKLSDRVTEHKKVANELTFAVVEMLLDFCKYSESLLSFVSKRVISSAGLLDILVRLERLLTDSVVKKVHELLLKLLGEPIFKYEFAKVFLNYYPTVINEAIEDSSDHVLKKYPLLPTFSVQIFTVPTLTPRLVVEMNLLSILLGCLEDIFISCVSEDGRLQVVKWSNLYETTIRVVEDVRFVMSHAVVPRYVIYEQQDILRTWLRLLTFVQGMDPQKRETGLHIEEENENVHLPFGLDHSVANIHSLLVKEAFSAASSSCEDAADAMYFQTYKQNVDDIDSVRHAKVGRLSQESAACNVLGKNSTSTSASRVDEVCSDAISSTIMWLTYECLKIIDSWLGTENVSGSIPNMLDESISLTPSCKFYSSRKMSALESKKIPYKMEKGKFVFEKLPRRSKYHNRQYSSRMYGGLQMSIDNEHGIGLGEDHQLMDVTNDTVTDEDYAMEIDALHFLSLSAWPNIVYDVSSQDISIHIPLHRLLSLLLQKALGSCFNESVLPSATGASSSNLSSEYVDFFKSILTDCHPYGFSSFVMEHPLRIKVFCAEVNAGMWRRNGDAALLSCELYRSIRWSEQCLELDLFLLQCCAAMAPPDLYVSRIIERFRLSDYLSLNVERPSEYEPILVQEMLTLIIQVVNERRFCGLTIAESLKRELIYKLAIGDATHSQLVKALPRDLCKCHQLQEILDTIAVYSNPSGFNQGMYSLHWKYWKELDLYHPRWSLRDLQVAEERYLRSCGVSALTSQLPKWTNIYPPFRGLARIATCKTVLQFIRAVLFYSVFAEISTKSRAPDSVLLSALHLLALALDICLQQKESSDQSFYAQDSIPLLLFAAEEIDEGLAYGFGRQSLLSLLVLLMKMHRKEGRENLLEAGSCNLSSLVESLLKKFSEIDSHCMGKVQQLAPEILGYLSQSVPTSNTNRPSGTSDSEKRKAKARERQAAILEKMRAEQSKFLASVDASVNDDDDREIGQESENPNVSDIAEQSETVCSLCHDSSSSVPISFLILLQKSKLVSLIDRGPVSWDQPYWRDEHASTVSKRDLDQSGLSPSSAGSGVISSPQLAELIQNAVKEYSNHGLPGEVGAFLEFVKSHFPPLRDIQVPGTSNVRGEKIIFSFDKLEEDIYLSVRKEMHDTLHSKFNEDDKASEVASGEDSKSVLHVKYIAALSRELAENHSTSESSHNIHTPVESLQPTTFNEIGPTDCDGIYLSSCGHAVHQGCLDRYLSSLKERFARRIVFEGGHIVDPEQGEFLCPVCRRLANSTLPAFPRELQKIWNPATSSVGSSSHVSGHLNKSSEKVNPLYIQQAVALLQYAANAVGKNKVLKDISVHRHRKVSRNLEAVSLVLSKLYFSGKQDKLISSSRVNPSILMWDTLKYSLISMEIAARSKTDMNPNIGINTLYKELKISGGFVLSLLLKVIQSVKCEDSLLLLQRFCGIQRFADSICSGTSNENASDSCGRGILHILTSLHVELPQFDIQFLSRGSDPVLAHDPFASLMWVMFCLPFPFLSCRESLLSLVHIFYLVSVAQAIITSFIKSQCKVDGLGSSDCLIADICKIMGESECARLYFVSNYTEPSCNVKDMIRSLTFPYLRRCALLLKLLSSSARVPIFYGETALETYLAGNNIIDNITVELNEIEKLEKMFEIPPLDTVLKDGTSRLFVSKWFCHFDKEFEFQRSKIIKHCTPAVPFQLIRLPHVYHDLLQRYIKKRCPDCKHVIDDPALCLLCGRLCTPSWKSCCRESGCQAHANVCAAGTGVFLLIRRTTILLQRSARQAPWPSPYLDAFGEEDTEMRRGKPLYLNEERYAALSYMVACHGLDRSSKVLGQTTIGSIFMI